The Maylandia zebra isolate NMK-2024a linkage group LG7, Mzebra_GT3a, whole genome shotgun sequence genome contains a region encoding:
- the ces3 gene encoding carboxylesterase 3, with amino-acid sequence MRTALFIVYVLPVLIVVAQATPAGRSDLVVSAKNGQIRGEYVSVKGTERRAKCYLGIPFAQPPVGDLRFSAPRPEEPWEGVRDGTQEPSMCIQDPELVVNVSKTMLLEFIPPAISEDCLYLNVYTPAEATKGNKLPVMVWIHGGGLAMGAASQYDGAPLAVYENIVMVIIQYRLGILGFLSTGDEHAQGNWGFLDQLAALRWVQENIEAFGGDPQTVTVAGESAGGISASILTLSPQAKGLFQRAIFQSGVATLGTYTTNHPLSQAQIVANHIGCNHSSTEELIRCMKGKSQDELVAATKQMKIFLGAVVDGEFLTDLAEALLQKHEVLKVPVLMGITNHEFGWILPQSFAVPGWENGMNRETVLAVVNMFNPPGASFVNNLIVDEYLQDAKTPEEIRDRFTEIIGDLLMTLPVVRVAGYHSDVGVPVYMYEFAYQAEIYKHNRPSFVKADHADDVGLMFGGCFWNGNIKILGNITKEDERFCRTMMSYWANFVRDGSPNGPGLVSWPQYNRQNQEYMELGPTQTVKQKLRKDRVHFATVTLPLKLRELEAAAKLVPGN; translated from the exons ATGAGAACAGCGCTGTTTATTGTTTATGTTCTACCTGTGCTGATTGTGGTAGCACAGGCAACACCAG CAGGGAGAAGTGACCTCGTGGTCTCGGCGAAAAATGGTCAAATCAGAGGAGAATATGTTAGTGTGAAAGGCACGGAGAGGAGGGCAAAGTGCTACCTGGGGATACCCTTCGCACAGCCGCCCGTGGGAGACCTCCGCTTCTCTGCTCCGCGGCCTGAGGAACCCTGGGAAGGTGTGAGAGACGGCACACAAGAGCCATCTAT GTGTATCCAGGATCCTGAACTAGTTGTGAATGTTTCAAAAACCATGTTGCTCGAATTCATCCCACCAGCAATTTCAGAGGACTGTCTGTATCTGAATGTCTACACTCCAGCTGAAGCAACTAAGGGGAACAAGCTTCCA GTGATGGTGTGGATCCATGGAGGAGGTCTGGCTATGGGTGCAGCTTCACAGTATGATGGGGCTCCACTAGCTGTTTATGAAAACATAGTGATGGTTATTATTCAGTATCGACTCGGCATTCTGGGTTTCCTGAG CACTGGAGATGAACACGCCCAGGGCAACTGGGGTTTCTTGGATCAGCTGGCAGCCCTGAGATGGGTGCAGGAAAATATTGAAGCCTTTGGTGGCGATCCGCAGACGGTCACAGTGGCTGGAGAATCTGCTGGAGGAATCAGTGCATCCATACTG ACTCTTTCTCCACAAGCAAAAGGACTGTTTCAGAGGGCAATCTTTCAAAGTGGAGTAGCAACACTTGGAACCTACACTACAAATCATCCTTTGTCTCAAGCGCAG ATTGTTGCGAACCATATTGGATGTAACCACAGCAGCACAGAGGAACTGATCCGTTGTATGAAGGGGAAGAGTCAAGATGAATTAGTAGCCGCAACAAAGCAG ATGAAAATTTTCCTCGGGGCCGTGGTGGACGGCGAATTTCTGACTGACTTGGCAGAGGCTCTTCTTCAGAAACACGAAGTGCTGAAGGTTCCGGTACTGATGGGAATCACAAACCATGAATTTGGCTGGATCTTACCTCAG AGCTTCGCCGTTCCTGGGTGGGAGAATGGCATGAACAGAGAGACCGTGCTGGCAGTGGTGAACATGTTTAATCCTCCAGGG GCCTCCTTTGTTAACAACCTCATTGTAGATGAATACCTGCAAGATGCTAAAACTCCAGAGGAGATCAGAGACAGATTCACTGAAATCATAGGAGACCTGCTGATGACACTGCCTGTTGTCCGAGTGGCCGGGTACCACTCAG ACGTGGGCGTTCCAGTTTACATGTATGAGTTTGCATACCAGGCTGAGATATACAAACATAACAGGCCCAGCTTTGTGAAAGCAGATCATGCAGATGATGTCGGCTTGATGTTTGGTGGATGTTTCTGGAATGGAAATATAAAAATCTTAG GCAACATCACCAAAGAGGATGAGAGATTTTGCAGGACGATGATGTCATACTGGGCTAATTTTGTCCGAGATGG CTCTCCCAATGGTCCTGGGCTGGTCAGCTGGCCTCAGTACAACAGGCAGAACCAGGAGTACATGGAGCTGGGCCCGACTCAGACTGTGAAACAGAAATTGAGGAAGGATAGGGTCCACTTCGCTACTGTCACCCTGCCTCTGAAGCTCAGAGAGTTGGAAGCAGCAGCCAAACTGGTGCCTGGAAACTGA